The Sporosarcina sp. FSL W7-1349 genome includes the window TGGCGACAAGGATGATCGATAGGGATAGGACAATCATGCAGATAACGACGGTCAATATAATGGCGGGGTATTGGTTGTTGAATCCAGTTTCAGATGTATGTTTAGAGTAGATACCGAAATAAGCCCATACTATAGCCAAACCATACGCCGGGTTGTGTAAGCGAAGCATTGTTGTCACACCGATGATTGTTCCGATAATCAGGATAAGTATAGTCCATGTCACTTCAGATAGCCCAAATCCATCCCACCCGATGGAGACAAGGAAAGCTGTAATGTTGGCGATGGTTGCAACTGTGATCCAGCCAAAATAGACACTAAAGGGAAGTTTGATAAAAAAGCTTTCTTTTATAGTGAGGGAAGCTTCTGCGGTCAATTTGTTGATTTTAATTAGGCAAAGAAGAAGCCCTATCATAATGATGACTGATAGGAATAGTCTTTCATAATGCCATGCGAGTATCCAAAGAGTATTAAGAATTGAAGAAATTGAAAAGTAGATGCCGACTTGTGTTAATAGACGGGCTGTAGAAGGTTTTTGCTTGTTGTGAAAGAAACCGAGTTGGTATAAGACATGTAATCCTAATAAGACATAGATGACGCTCCAGATGGAAAATGTAAAGCCTGCTGGGGCAAATAAATTACTATATTTCGCTGAAACTTCCCCCGTCGTTTGCCCATTAATGGGTAAGACGTTCGCCAATACATTGGTGACAATCATTAAGACGTATGTAAGAACGATTATTGTATTCAACCATACTCGTTTGCTTGTTAAATTCATCGTATCCTCCTTTCTCGAACTATATTCATCACTATTTTCTCCTATTCCTGTTTTCCAACAATATAAACGGGTTTTGGCAGTTGTCTATGTAGTAAACTAATCAATAAGCATTACGATCAATTTACGCTTGTCGAATAGCAATGATCCTTTCAAAAAAGGGAGATCTTATGAAAAAAACACTTGTTTCTATGATAATGGTACTTCTATTGTTCTCAGGACTCTCGCAAAGAAGCTATGCGATGTCAGATGCGCAGGCTGAGGCCATACAGGCGTTGCTGGACGATGCTTCTCGTATATCCGGTGTGCCGGGCTTGTCAGTCGCAATTTTGGCCGATGAGAAAGAATACTATTACTCCTCCGGTTATGCAGACCTTGAAAAAGGAATACCCGCAAGTGAAAACACATTATACGAGCTGGCCTCGGTCAGTAAAGCCTTTACCGCCATAGGTATACTGTTGCTGGAGGAGCAAGGACTTTTATCTATGACCGACTCAATCCAAGACTATTTACCTTGGCTTACGCTAAAATATCAAGGAAAACCTGTTGATATGCAGAGCCTTACTCTTAATAATTTTCTTCATCATACAAGCGGTCTGACCAATAATAAACATGCCCAGCTTATCCCTCAAGGCAATACTCCTGATATGCTGCAAAAGACGGTGGAAGTGCTGGTGAATGCTGATTTATCCTTTCCTCCTGGCAAACAATATACGTATGGAACCATTAATTATGATGTGTTAGGTCTGGTGATCGAGCAAGTATCGGGTCAAAGCTACGAAAGCTTTATGACCGAACGGGTATTCCAGCCGTTAGGCCTTAACCAGACATTCGTCTATAAAGAGGATGCCCTGGCTACTGGACAGCTGGCACAAGGCTATCGTTCTTCTTTTTTTAAAACAATCCCCTATAACGCGCCGGATTATTCCGGAAATAAACCGGCAGGCTATATCATCTCTTCTACAAAAGACATGGCGCGCTGGATGGGTATTCAGATGGGAATTGTGAAAGATATACCAGAAATATTTCACACCGCTATTCAAAAGTCGCATCAGGGGGATAGGTCCGTTCTGGCTGTTGACACTATGTATTATGCAGCAGGCTGGATGGTAAACGCTGACCAAACGATTATCGAGCATTCAGGAGAAAACCCAAACTTCAGAACCCAAGTAGTGCTATTACCCAACGAACGAACAGCCATCTGCTTATTGGCCAACGGCGCCAATATCAATAGCAGCATGGTACTAAAAATCAAAGATATAGTAGACGGCAATTTGTCGAAAACCTATGAAATAAGCAGCACACAGCGGATATTCTTTTGTCAATTGCAACCATTATTTGTTGCTTGTTAACTGTTTTATTTTTTGTTTTGGGATTCCAAAGGCGGAAATTAAATAAAAAGCAGCCAATCACAAAAAAAAGAAAAATTGCATCCTTCATTTTAATACTAGTTACAGCGGCTCTAAGTATAACAGGCTTTGCCCTTGAGTGGCCAATCATACTTGTTTGGGAAACCTATAGTATTCTTACTGCCCTCATTTCGGTAACACTATTAACAGCAAGCCTTGCATGGCTTGTATACACTGGTAGATATAACCGTTCGCTCAAATAGCCTTACCTCCTTCGACTGGATGGCATAAAAGAAGGATCTAACGTTTAGTCATGCCCAGTGAGGTGTGGGGCTACTCAGTTGAACGAAAACGAAATCCTCGGTTATTTTTCATACAAAAATGAGTGTGGGAGCAAGGGCATCGATTCACTATTTGTAGAATAAGAAAAAAATAATATAATTCCTACACTATACGGAAAATAAAAAATCGGGGTTGTGAAGTTTAATGAATACGGATAAAAGTTCATACATTGAGCAATGTATTATCAAATATGAGGAAATTATAATTAAGGCAAAAGAAGGAACCGAAAAAGATAATGAAATACTAGCAAAGATCGTCAAATCAATGTCATTTGGACTCTTACCAATCAACTATAATAGTTGGTTAGAGGAGTGCTTTTCACATCAAGACTGGCAAAAGTGGAATGATTTAATCTTCCAGCAAATGCGTTATGTATTACTTCCGGGATGCAGCGGAGGGTATGACCATTGTCAAAACTTCTTACATATTTTAGAGGCATTCGCTTGCGGGGATAACGAAACGATGGAGCGCATTCTTCCGTCCGAACTGGGTTTAGCTAAAAATGGCTACCCGTTTTATATTGTGATGAGCAACCTCTTGAGTGCCGTGTGGTATAGAGATGAAATACTGTTGCCAAAAGCGCTTGAGGCTGCCGAAAAATTTGTTGGCACGAAGAAACCACAATGGGAGCGTTCAGGAGCTGCATTTCTACTTTCATTACACAAAGAAGATGCCGAGGGAATGGGGACACATTTGCAAAATTTGTGTTCAGGATACATGCGTGCAGATTTCAGTAAAGCGATGAAACAGCTATGTGTGCCTGCACATGGTCTTTATTGTTTGGCACAAAACTTATTGCCAGCAGAGATATTTCAACAGATAAAAATGCCGGAACACAAGAACTTTTCTCAGGGATTTGCAAAATGGAGAAATGAAAATTCACGCCCTAGATTAAATCTATACTTTGAATATCCGGCACCTTTGGAAATCCTCAATCAAATTTATATGGCTCCAGTGGCCAAAAGCATTATTTCACAACCATATCTACATAGCGATAATCCGTATCATTCTCCGCAATTAAAGAAAAAATGGTTTCTTGATGAGGAGGCGATGCTAAAAGCCTTTGTTGAAAATTTGAACATTACTCCCTAACGGGAAAAACCGTTAAATAAATTAGTACGGAAGCAGAGCTAACCTCATGCAACTCAATCAAACGGAAGCGCGAAACCCAATAGACAATTTACACGGGTAGATGCTTGGGTGTTGAAGCCTCTAGATGCGGGTTCGTTTCCCGCTTCCACGGTCCTCATAGGGAATAGGTTATAAGCATACGAAGTGCGATGAATTAGGGATGTTGAACGGAGGGTGAACTTCTGGTCAATGTCCTTTTCTCATCTTATGAAATAAAAATGAGGGGAGTTGTTTATGGACTCATTGAATGGAACACCACGGGAAGAACGTCAAAAACGTGTTCGATTTGGGGTTGGGATGGCCGCTATTGACGGTGGAAAGCCGACTGATTTTACACGGGGATTATTAAAACAGTACGAAAATGGTGGGGTTTCGGTAAAGCATTTAATACAAGCGATTATTTATAAGTATGGGATTAAGGTCGTTCAAACATTATCACGCTTGAATCGCACGAGCCCAGGTAAGGACGATACATTCGTGCTTGATATCGAAAATGATCCAGAAGATAGTGGCCTTCCAACCTTACTATGAAACAACAGGGCTTGAGGTGGTATTTTCGTATGATTCATTAAGGAACTCAATTTC containing:
- a CDS encoding TspO/MBR family protein, whose protein sequence is MNLTSKRVWLNTIIVLTYVLMIVTNVLANVLPINGQTTGEVSAKYSNLFAPAGFTFSIWSVIYVLLGLHVLYQLGFFHNKQKPSTARLLTQVGIYFSISSILNTLWILAWHYERLFLSVIIMIGLLLCLIKINKLTAEASLTIKESFFIKLPFSVYFGWITVATIANITAFLVSIGWDGFGLSEVTWTILILIIGTIIGVTTMLRLHNPAYGLAIVWAYFGIYSKHTSETGFNNQYPAIILTVVICMIVLSLSIILVAIGNRRQPNT
- a CDS encoding antitoxin VbhA family protein, whose amino-acid sequence is MDSLNGTPREERQKRVRFGVGMAAIDGGKPTDFTRGLLKQYENGGVSVKHLIQAIIYKYGIKVVQTLSRLNRTSPGKDDTFVLDIENDPEDSGLPTLL